The Dioscorea cayenensis subsp. rotundata cultivar TDr96_F1 chromosome 7, TDr96_F1_v2_PseudoChromosome.rev07_lg8_w22 25.fasta, whole genome shotgun sequence genome includes a region encoding these proteins:
- the LOC120264556 gene encoding uncharacterized protein LOC120264556 — protein MDDDEQFPVQPPPPLPFPGFHQVSQVVMMPSSLTYEASFMRESKGTGVFIPQCKYPRRKNRSGRPNSSNNSYKETNKPGTLVAHANTECCIENFNYCHSSVLKKEKFTS, from the exons ATGGATGATGACGAACAATTTCCGGTTcagcctcctcctcctcttcccttTCCG GGATTCCATCAAGTTTCTCAAGTTGTGATGATGCCCTCTTCATTAACTTATGAAGCATCATTCATGAGAGAGAGCAAGGGTACTGGAGTCTTTATCCCTCAATGCAAATACCCAAGAAGAAAGAACAGATCAGGAAGACCCAATTCAAGCAACAATTCTTACAAAGAAACTAATAAACCAGGGACTCTTGTTGCTCATGCAAACACTGAATGCTGCATTGAGAATTTCAACTATTGCCATTCAAGTGttctaaagaaagaaaagtttACAAGCTAG
- the LOC120265056 gene encoding uncharacterized protein LOC120265056 produces the protein MAKNIFDILNSVNKLWVDIFKLKYHGWHVWNPANVSQSSWFYKSICNSANFIKPNLRILSCNPTSVDFLHDPCLLDLPFSKKPTFLNMSADLEDLHFSDLCTTSALCFASVGNLLGHYLNWDLIGKITISRDSPNRWVWGSLTSKSSTASAVYHDSNCLHNSSDTWLGWSEIWKLVVLPHTKSFIWKLAHGKLATGAFLYSLNIGPFMLCPFCGLEEESTAHLLWLCTKIFTCWANLLLRLGLSPLSHANFDSGAWLTTNYGSRFFNFRVKALIATLTWLIWKQRCNLIFRKIPTNLSSLVPQAWSLCTDISLRSSREVFTSLDSSHSVSIYSDASWLPRVISAGLGFVIIDSSNRILLA, from the coding sequence ATGGCTAAAAATATCTTTGACATTCTCAACTCTGTTAATAAGTTGTGGGTTGACATTTTTAAGTTAAAGTACCATGGTTGGCATGTTTGGAATCCGGCTAATGTTTCACAATCTTCCTGGTTTTATAAATCCATTTGCAACTCCGCCAACTTTATCAAACCTAATCTCAGAATTCTTTCTTGTAATCCCACTTCTGTTGACTTTTTGCATGATCCTTGTCTTCTTGATCTTCCTTTCTCTAAAAAACCAACCTTTTTGAACATGTCTGCTGACCTTGAGGATCTTCACTTCTCTGATCTCTGCACCACTAGTGCCCTTTGTTTTGCATCTGTGGGCAACTTACTGGGTCATTACCTTAATTGGGACTTGATTGGTAAAATCACTATTAGCAGAGATAGCCCTAACCGCTGGGTTTGGGGCTCGCTCACCTCTAAATCCTCCACTGCTTCTGCTGTTTATCATGACTCCAATTGTTTGCATAATTCTTCAGACACTTGGCTTGGTTGGTCTGAAATTTGGAAACTTGTTGTGCTTCCCCATACAAAATCTTTCATTTGGAAATTGGCTCACGGAAAACTTGCTACTGGGGCTTTTCTTTATAGTCTCAACATTGGCCCTTTTATGTTATGTCCTTTTTGTGGTTTGGAGGAAGAATCGACTGCTCACCTTCTGTGGTTGTGTACCAAAATTTTTACTTGTTGGGCTAACCTATTACTTCGACTTGGCTTGAGTCCTCTTTCCCATGCCAACTTTGATTCTGGAGCTTGGCTTACGACTAACTATGGATCTCGTTTTTTCAATTTCAGGGTTAAAGCTCTTATTGCCACCCTGACTTGGCTCATCTGGAAGCAACGCTGCAACCTGATTTTTAGGAAAATCCCTACAAATCTTAGCTCCCTTGTCCCTCAAGCTTGGTCCCTTTGCACTGACATTTCTTTGCGCTCTTCTAGGGAGGTTTTCACTTCTTTGGACTCATCCCATTCTGTCTCCATTTATTCGGATGCATCCTGGCTTCCTAGGGTGATCTCTGCTGGCCTCGGCTTTGTTATCATTGATAGCTCTAATCGCATTCTTCTTGCATGA